In a genomic window of Meleagris gallopavo isolate NT-WF06-2002-E0010 breed Aviagen turkey brand Nicholas breeding stock chromosome 1, Turkey_5.1, whole genome shotgun sequence:
- the RAB38 gene encoding ras-related protein Rab-38, with product MQKHNQKEHLYKLLVIGDLGVGKTSIIKRYVHQNFSPHYRATIGVDFALKVLSWDAETVVRLQLWDIAGQERFGNMTRVYYREAMGAFIVFDVTRPATFEAVTKWKEDLDSKLVLPNGKPVPTVLLANKCDQGIDVLMNNGIKMDQFCKENGFVGWFETSAKENININEASRCLVKHIIATESDPVQPIETDIIKPHLNSGKIVSCSACFKS from the exons ATGCAGAAGCACAACCAGAAGGAGCACCTCTACAAGCTGCTGGTGATCGGAGACCTGGGAGTGGGCAAAACTAGCATCATCAAGCGCTATGTCCACCAGAACTTCTCCCCCCACTACCGGGCCACCATTGGGGTGGACTTTGCCTTAAAGGTCCTCAGTTGGGATGCTGAGACTGTGGTACGGCTGCAGCTCTGGGATATTGCGG GTCAGGAAAGATTTGGAAACATGACCAGGGTCTATTACAGAGAGGCCATGGGAGCATTTATTGTCTTTGATGTTACAAGACCTGCAACATTCGAAGCTGTgacaaaatggaaagaagattTGGACTCTAAGCTTGTTCTTCCAAATGGCAAACCTGTGCCAACAGTTCTCTTAGCAAACAAATGTGACCAGGGAATAGACGTTCTTATGAACAACGGCATCAAGATGGATCAGTTCTGCAAGGAAAATGGGTTCGTGGGCTGGTTTGAAACATCAGCCAAG GAAAATATAAACATCAATGAAGCTTCCAGATGCTTGGTGAAACACATAATTGCTACTGAGAGTGATCCAGTTCAGCCTATTGAAACAGATATTATAAAACCACACTTGAATTCTGGCAAGATTGTCAGCTGTTCGGCTTGCTTTAAATCCTAA